In Tistrella mobilis, the genomic window GTGGGGCGCATTGCAGGTGGCGGATCGCTTCCCCGGCGGCCGGATCGTGGTGCTGCTGCCCGATTCCGGCAACATGTATCTCAGCAAGTTCCTGGACGACGGCTGGATGGTCCGGCACGGCTATCTGGCAGAGACGGACCTGCAGGCAGAGGCGCTCGCCCCGGCAGGTGCCGCATGACCGCCATCACCGCCGAACCGCCCATGATCGAGCCATCCGTCGCCGCCGGTGTGATGCCGGGCATGCGCTGGGCCTTCGCCGACCGCATCGACCTGATGGATGAAAGCCTGCGCGAGGGGGCCGAGCGCGCCAGCGTGCCACCGGACCTGGACGCCAAATGCGACCTGGCCGAGGCGATCGCAGCCGTGGGCATCCGCACGCTCGTGGTCGGCATGTTCCCCGACGTGCCGCAGAATGCCGAGCTGCTGGCCCGGCTGGTGCGCCGCCAGCAGGCCGGACGGCTGCCCGCCGATCTGCGCTTCATGGTCATCTCCCATGTCGGGGTGACCATGCGCCAGACGCTGGCCCTGCTCGACGATCTGGCGATCCCGCTGGAGACGGTGCATGTGATCGCGATCCATTCGGTTTCGGATCTGCAGATCACCCATCTCTTCCCGACCATCCTGCGCAAGGACGGCGCCGTCGACTGGGATCAGACCGCCTGGGAGGCGCTGGACGACGCCGCGCGGCGCGCGCGCAATCTCGACTGGCTGGCCGATTTCCTGCCGGTGGTGACCGGCTGGCGCGGCGGCGGGGTGATGGTCGGGCTGCTGGATGCCTTCCGCGCCGATCACGGCCATCTGATGAATGCGGTGGCAACCGTGGCCGCGGCCGGCATCCGCCAGATCCGCCTGGTCGACACCGCCGGCACCTGCCTGCCCCATCAGCTGCCCCAGACCGTGGGCGAGCCGGTGGCGCGCTTCCCCGACATCGCCTTCTACGGCCATTTCCACGACGATTTCGGCATGTCGACCGCCAATGCGGTGATGGGGTTGTCGCTGGGGCTGAAGGGGGTGGACGTCTCGGTCGGCGGCTTCGCCAACCGGGCCGGACATCCGCCGCTGGCCGAGGTGGTGATGGCGCTTCGCAAACTCTACGGCGTGGAGCTGCCGGGCGTGGACCCGACCCGGCTGCACGGCCTCAGCCGCATGGCTGAACGGATCTACGGGCTGATGGAAAACCCCGCCCAGGCGATCACCGGCGTCGTCACCCACAGCGTGCAGAGCGGCATCCGCACCGAACTGCTGCGCAAGGCCCCCCGGATCTTCGATGCCATCGCCCCCGAAGAAGTCGGCGCCCGGCTGGTGGCGATGTTCGGGGTGCGCAGCGGCCGCGACGGGCTGCTGCGCTTCCTGCGCGAACGCCAGCTGCTCGCCCCCTTCGGCCTGGAGCCGACCCCCGAGATCGCCGACGCGCTGTTCGAACACCTGGACGCCGAATGGGCCCGCCGCAGCGCCGGTGCCCGCGCACGGCTGGGCGAGCTGATCGAACAGTATCAGGACACGCTGAACGCATCCTTCTTTACCGAAGAGGCTATGACGTCATGGCTGAGCGCGCATCTGACCGCCGTGCATATGAAGACGGCCTGACCGCCACCGCCGCCGCGGCCGCCCTCTGGCCGATCTTCCGCGACCGGGCCGCAGGCGCCGATGAAGACCAGTGGCGCGACATGCTCGACCTTGCGGCCATCGCAGCCGGCGGGCTGGCGCAGGAGGACGGGCTGGACCCGGCCGGCGAACTGGCCGTGCACCGGGTGCTCTATGCCATCTATGCCGGCCGGATCCTGGTGCCCTGGTCGCCGCAATGGCGCGATCTGGACGATGTCCGGGTCGATCTGCTGCGCCGGACGCTGGAAACCGGCTGGGAGGCGGCCGAACGCCACCGGCTGACCGGCTTCTTCGGCCCCCTGCCGCAGGTGGCGGATTTCGCCGGCTGGGCCACCCGTCACTGCCAGGCCCACCGGTCCAATGTCGGCCACCCGCTGTTCGATTTCCTGAGCGACCGGGCGAGCTTCGACCAGCTGCGCAGCTTCATCGTTCAGGAAACCCCCTTCGACATCCATTTCGGCGACATCGTGGCCATGATGCTGCCGGGGGTGCATGGCGGCGCCAAGGCGGAATTCTCGCGCAATTTCTGGGACGAGATGGGCCGCGGCGACCAGCGGCTGGCGCATCGCCAGCTGCGGCTCGACATGATGACGGCGCTGGGGGTGCGCGAGGATGTGTATGTGACCGAGGTGGAGGCCTTCTGCCTGGAGGAACTTCGCCTCGCCAACATGTATTTCCACGGCGTGTTCAACCGCGCGCTGCTGCCGCAGGCGATCGGCATGATGCTTGCGACCGAACTGATGGTCCCCGGGCGGCTGGACCGGCAGATCCAGGGCTGGCGCCGGGTCGGGCTGGACGACGACACCATGCGCTATCTGATCGAGCACACCGTGGTCGACATCGAACACGCGGCCGGCTGGATGAACGAGGTGGTGCTGCCGATGCTGGCCGAGCGCCCCGAGGTGATGGGCGAGATCGTCCTCGGCATGGCCCGGCGCCTGGAACATGCCGCTGCGGTCTGCGACCGGATGATGACGCTTCTGCCTGCGGCGGCCTGAATGACCGCCTTTCCCCTTCGAGACCGCCTCTCCGCCACAACAGACCCGGAGATCGTCCTCGCCGGCTGCGGCCTCAGGGGGATGGGTCTGCTGACCGCCACGCCGGCCCTGCTCGACCATCGCCTGACGGTGGTCGATGCCGGGCCGCGGCCGGGGCCCGGTGCCTTTGCCGGCTACCGGATCCAGTCCAACTCCGCCGGCACCGACTTCTTCGGCTGGGTCGATCCGGCCGGGCCGTTCGGGCCCGTGCTGGACGACCCGGCCGTGCGCCGGCTGCGCGAGCATCAGGGGGCGTTCGATCTGGCGCTGCTGGCGGGCGCGCTCGACCGTTTCGGCGACCGGCTTGCAGCGCTGCTGCCGCCCGAGCGGCTGATCAGGGGGGACCGGCTGGCACATGTGGCGACGGACGGGGCGACCATCGGGCTGACGCTCGCCTCAGGCCGCCGGCTTCAAAGCCGCGTGCTGGTGCTGGCGCTGGGCATCACCGAAGCCGGCCATGATGCGCTGGCCCCCTGGGCGGCCCGCACCATCCCGTCGGGCCGGATCGTGCGCGACCATCTGGCGGCCCTGCCGCCGATGCCCGCGGGCCGGCCCGCGCGGATCGTGATCGCCGGAGGATCGCACAGTGCCTATTCGGCGGCACTGGTACTGGCCGATGCCATGGATGCGGGGCATCTGAATGCCCGTGTCGCCATTTTGCATCGCAGCCCCGCGCGGCTGTTCCATCAGAACCTGGCGGACCATGCCGCAGAGGCGCATGGCCCGCTGGAAGCCGTTCCCGACCCCGCCCGCGACATCTGCCCGGAAACAGGCCAGGTCTTCCGCTATTCGGGGCTGCGCCACCGGGCGCGGGCGCTGTTCCAAGAGATCGCCCGGGGCGGGCGCCCGGGCTTCACCCAGCTGCGGATCCCTGCGCTGGCCGATGCGGCGGAGCTGCTGGACCGGGCCGATCTGATCGTCCAGGCGCTGGGCTACCAGAGCCACAGACTGTCGATGACCATCGACGGCCACCCCTGGGATCCGGCGGGCGGAGGGGCGGTGGTGCGCCCCGGGCCCGATGGCCGCATCCCGCTGCCGGGCGGGTCTGCGGCACAGATCTTCGTGATGGGCATGGACCCCTACCCCTATGACGACGGCGCGCTGACCCCCACGGGGCAGTACGCGCTGCGCGGCGGCCAGATCCTGGCCGCCCTTGCCCGGCTGGCTGCGGCCGGACAGCCCCTTCCCCTCGCAGAACCCGGATGAGGTATGGCCATGGCGCATATGGTCTTCGTGGAAACCACCCGCCCCGCCACGCGGGCGCTCGATCATGCGCTGGCCATGGGGCACGAGGTGACGCTGATCCGATCGGGCCGCTTCGACTGGCTGTTACCGCCCGCCGAGCATGAGCGGATCCGCGCGCTCGACATCCGTCGGGTGGAGATCGCCGACACCCGCTCCGATGCGCTGATCGAGACGGCCCTTCACGATCTGATGGCCCTGGGGCCGGTCGATGCCGTCCTGACCGCCTTGCAGCCGGTGGCCACCCCGGCCGCGATCGCCGCCGGCCGGCTCGGCATCCGGGCGACCGCGGCCCGGGGCATGATCAATGCCCGCGACAAGGCGCTGACCCGGGCGGCACTGGACCGCGCCGGCCTGCCCTCGGTCGCCCATGCCACGGTCCGCACGCTGGAGGATGCCCTGAACGCCGCGGACCGCATCGGCTATCCGGTGATCGTGAAGCCGGTGAACGGCCTGGGCAAGGCGCTGACCACCTGGGCCAACCGCCCCGACGACATCCACAGGCATTTCGCCACCCTGGGCGGGCGGCGCGAATTGCTGCAGACCGGGCTTTCGGACGAACTCGCCGATGCCGCCTTCATCATCGAGGAAATCGCCCGCGGCCCGCTGCATTCGCTGGAGCTGGCGGGGCTCGCCTCGGGCGCCAAAGTGCCGCTGATCCTGGTGCGGCGGAAGACCGGGCGGGATGATCCGGTGCTGGAGATGGGCTCCACCGTCCCCGCCCCGCTTTCCGCCGAAGACCGCCGGGCGGCAGGCGATTATGCGGTGGCGGTGGCCGAGGCGCTGGGCCTCGACATCGGCATCTTCCATATCGAGCTGATCATGACCGACAGGGGCCCGCGGCTGGTGGAGGTGAACCCGCGGATTGCCGGCGGCGCCATCCCCGATCTGATCCGCACCGCCACCGGCATCGACCCGTTCGAGCTTCTGGTGCGCATCCATGCCGGCGAAAGCCCGGTTTCGGACTGGCTGCCCGAAACCTGCGCCGCCAGCCACAGCTTCATCACCATGGCCGAAGACTGTACCATACGCGCCGATCTGGCCCCCGACTGGTTCGATGCCTTCCGGCCGCGCATGGCCTCGGGCGGCTGCGACATCCGCCCGGGGGCCAGCTACCGGCGCATGGACGGCAATCAGGACGTGCTGGGTGTTGTCCGAATGGTTGCACCAACCATCGGCGAAGCCGCCGCCGCCTGCGAGGCGCTGCGGGCGGAGATCGCCGCGACCCTGGGTGTGAAGCTGGTGGAGCTGGTGGAATGAGCGGCACCACCCAGCCCCTGCCCTCGCGGCTTGCGCTCTTCGCCGACCGGCGGTTCCTGCTGCTCTGGGCGGCGATGCTGGTCAGTGCCACCGGCACCTTCATGCTGCTGCTTGCGGTTTCGGCCGAATTGCTGAAACGCCATGGCTCGGGCCTCGGCGCCGCTTCGGTCTTTGCCTTTCAATGGATCCTGCCGGTGGTGGCGGTGTCGCTGGTCCGCCGGCTGGCCGAAAGCCGGCGGCTGCGGCGCACGGTGATCCTGGCCGAAATCGCCGGGGCCGTGATCTCTCTGGCGATCGGCCTGCTGCTGACCGCCGATCTGACGGTGGCCGTGCTCGCCTGCTTCCTGATCCGGGGCCTGGCCGAAGCCGTGACCAAGACCTCGCGGGTGGTGCTGGTCAAGCTGATGTTCCAGGGGCCGGCGCTGACGCTCGCCTCCTCCACCTTCAACCTGTCCTTCTATGTCGGCGGGGCACTGGGCGGGCTGGCGGGCGCGGTGGCAGTGGAGCATCTGCCGCTGATCGGGGTCTGCGCGGTCGATGCCATGACCTTCCTGATCTCGGCCGCCTGCTATCGGGCGCTGCCCGATCTGCGACCGTCCGGCGAGGCGCCCCGCGCCCCCGGCCGGCGCCGGGGCGCCATCGCCGAGGCGCTGTCGCTGATGCGCGCCGACCGCAGGCTGTGGCTGGCGGCAGGCTATGTGGTGGCAGCGACCGGCGTGCTTCAGGGTTTCCACAACACCGCCCGGGTGGTGCTGCCCATGCGCCATCTGGGCCTGGGCGAAAGCGCGGTGATGCATCTGCAGATCACCAGCGGCCTGGCCATCATCCTGGGGGCGCTGGCGATCCCGGTTCTGGGGGCGCTGGCCCGCCACCGCGGCTTCGCGCCGCTCACCCATCTGGGCGCCTGCGTCATGCTTTGGGCCGTGACGCTGGTCGCGGGCGAGACGGGGCTGCATCTCGGCTATTTCGCCTATATCTTCCTGTTCGAGGCCGCCTTCACCGCCGCCCAGGCCCAGCTGATCCAGGCCACGCCCAGCCGCGACATGGCGACGATGCAGGCGGCGGTGGGGGCGCTGGGCACCAGCCTGCTGATCGGCTGTACGCTGTTGAGCGGCGCGCTCGCCGATCTGATGCCGCTGCCGCTGGTGGCCGCGATCACGGCCGGGATCGGGGTCGTCATCCTGCTCGCCATCGAGGCCGGCAGCCGCCACGGCATCCGCAAGGCCGCCGGTATCTGATGAAGGCCCCCGTCTGATGAAGGCCCCCTGATGAAGGCCCCCGTCTGATGAAAGGGCTGCTGCACGACCGCAACTTCCTGCTGATCCAGGCGGCGACGCTGATCAGTGCCACCGGCAGTTTCATGCTGCTGCTCGCGGTTTCGGCCGAGCTGTTGCGGCGGTCGGGATCGGGGCTGGGGGCCGCCTCGGTCTTCGCCTTTCAGTGGATCCTGCCGGTGCTGGCGGTCTCGGCCGTGCGGCGGCTGGCCGATCTGCCGGGGCTGCGGCGGGTGCTGATCCTGGCCGAACTGGCCGGGGGCGCACTGTCGCTCGCCATCGGCCTGCTGCTCACCGCCGATCTGCTGCCTGTCGTCCTCGGCTGTTTCCTGCTGCGCGGCTTCGGCGAGGCGGTCACCCGCACCGGAAGGGTGGTGCTGCTGCGCCGGTTGTTCGACGGCCCGCGCCTGGCCGCGGCCGCCGCCAGCTTCAACATCGCCTTCTATACCGGCGCCACACTGGGGGGCGTGACCGGCGGGCTGGTGGTCGGGCGGCTGTCGCTGACGGAGATCTGCGCGCTCAATGCCGCAAGCTTCCTGGTGGCGGCACTGTGCTGGCGGGCATTGCCGGATGCGCGCGGCGCGGCCGATGCAACCAAAGGAGGTAGTGGCGCACTACGGGATGCCTTTCGGCTGATGGCCCGCCATCCGGCGCTGCTGCGCCAGGCCGGCTATGTCGTGCTGTCGACCGGCGTGTTTCAGGGCTTTCACAACGCCGCCCGCACCCTGTTGCCCATGCGCGGGCTGGGGCTGGACGACCGGGCGGTGATGCATCTGCAGGTGGCAAGCGGGCTCGCGATCATCCTGGGGGCGGTGCTGGTGCCGCTGCTGGGCAGGCTCGCCCGCCGCCGCTGGCTGACGCCCTGCGCCTCGGTGCTTGCCTGCCTGCTGCTGGCCGCCGCCAGCCGCGCCCCCGGGCTCGGCCTGCTCATCGCCGCCTATCTGGCCTTCCTGGTCGCCTTCGAACTGGCCTTCACCGCCGCCCAGGCCGGGCTGATCCGGGCCGCGACCACCGGCCAGATGGCGACCATGCAGGCCGCCGCCAATGCCGGCGGCACGGCCCTGGTCATCCTGGTGACGCTGGCGACCGGCGGCCTGGCCGATCTGATGCCGATGGCGGCCGTGGGCCCGGTGATCGGCGTTCTGGGGCTGATGCTGATCGCCGGGCTGGAGCTGGCCGCGCGGCGGGCTCAGGCGATGCTATCGACCACGCCGCCATCCACCCGCAGGGCGGCGCCGGTGGTGGCGGACGACAGCGGCGAGGCCAGATAGACCGCCAGATTGGCGACCTCGTCGACCGAGGCGGCGCGCCGGATGAGCGAGCCCGGCCGGTTGTCGGCCACGAAATTCGCGGCACTGTCTTCGATCACATCCCCGTCCACCGGCCGGCCATCCGCCTCCAGCATGCGCCGGAGCCCGCGGGAGAGGGTCGGGCCGGGCAGGATGGCATTGGCGGTGACGCCGGTACCGGCCAGCCGCTTGGCAAGCCCCCGCGACAGGGCCAGACAGGCGGTTTTGGTGACGCCGTAATGGATCATGTCGGCGGGGATGTTGAGCGCCGATTCCGAGGACAGGAAGATCACCCGCCCCCAGCCGCGATCGACCATGCCCGGCACCAGCGCCCGCGACAGGCGCATGCCCGACAGGAAGTTGACCGCCAGGATCTGCTGCCAGAGATCGTCATCGGCCTCGAAGAAATCGGCCGGGCCGAAGACGCCGACATTGTTGACCAGAATGTCCGGCTGCGCGACCGCTCCGGCCAGGGTATCGCAGCCGGCCCCGGTGCCGAGATCGGCGGCGACACCGCGCACCTCCGCCCCGGGCACGGCCTGCTTCAGCGCCGCCACCGCCTGGTCGACATCCGGCTGATGCCGGCCATTCAGCACCACGGACGCCCCCGCCCCGGCCAGGCCGCGGGCGATGGCATGGCCGATGCCGGCGGTGGAACCGGTGACGACGGCCGAGCGGTCAGTGAGATCGATCTTCATCGGATTTGCCTCCAGACGACTGCGGGATCGTCAGAGGTGCGAACGCCGTGGCAGGCGATGCGTTCCGGCCCCGATCGATCAGCGATAGCCGGCAGGATCGGCCGGCAGGCCTGCCTCCTGAACCTCCACCAGATAGCGGAAGCAGTCGGGGCGCGAGCCGTCGAGATCGTCGACGCCATAGACCCGGGCCAGTTCGCCGCTGGAGGTCGAGGTACCGTTCCAGCGCATCCGCCGGGGGTCTGCCGCCAGCGCCGCAATGCCGCGGCCAAGGAAACGGGGGGTTTCCGAGATGCAGAAATGCGGCTCCCGCGCGATGGCATCGTGCCAGCCGGCCTCGGTGACGCCATAATGGTCGAGCATCATCTCGGACCGCATCCAGCCGGGCGTCACCGCGACCGAACAGCAGCCATAAGGCTCAAGATCGCGGGCATGGGCCCAGGCCATCCGGATCACCGACATCTTGGCCAGATCGTAGAAGGGCGACAGCCGGTAGCGGCCGGCATTGTACCCGGCGGTGCCGTCGGTCACCTCGACCAGAACCCCGCCGGGCCGGCGGATCATCAGCGGCAGCAGGTGATGGGCGGCGATCAGATGGGTGTCGACCGCGTTGTGCAGCAGCCGCAACCCCTTGTCCAGGTCGTGCCCCCAGACCGGGACGTTCCATTCGGTGAGCAATTCGCCGCCCCAGACATCGTTGACCAGCAGGTCGAGCCGGCCATGGGCCGCGTCGATCCGGGCGGCCAGCGCGGCCACCGCCGCCCGGTCCAGATGGTCGAGCACGACCGGGATGCCGCAGCCGCCGGCCGCCGTGACCAGGGAAGCCGTTTCCTCGATCGTCTCGGGCCGGTTGTAATCCGAACGGCGACCGGCGGTGGAGCGGCCGGTGACGTAGACCGTGGCTCCGGCGGCGCCCAGCTCGACCGCGATCCCGCGCCCGGCGCCGCGCGTGGCGCCGGCAACCACGGCAACCCTGTCCGAAAGAGCCGTCATGAACCATGTCTCCCTGGGTATGGCGCTTCCATAAGCGTCTCGGATAATTTATAAACGAATATTCGTTTATAATGGAAGACCAGGGTTTACACTGGAAGGACGATATGGCCCGCCAGCGCAGCCTGCCCGATGAACGGGTTCTGGAGATCACCCTCGCCCTGATGCACCGGTTGGGGCCGCAGGCCGTCACCTTCGCGGCGGTGGCGGCCGAAACCGGCCTGTCCAGCGCCACCCTGGTCCAGCGCTTCGGCAGCAAACCGGCAATGGTCAGGGCGGCACTCGATCTTGCCTGGACGCGGCTGGAGACCGCGACGGCCGAGGCGATCGCCGCCTGCCCGCCGACGCCGGACGGCGCGGTCGCCCTGCTCGCCGGGCTCTCCCACGGCTATGGCGACATCGACAGCTATGCCGACGGGCTGATGGTGCTGCGCGAGGATCTGCGCGACCCGGAACTGCGCGCCCGCGGCGCCGCCTGGGGGGCCGGGCTGGCGACGGCGATCGACCGCTGTTTTCCCGACCGCCCCGGCGCCGGCAGGCTGATGATCACCCAATGGCAGGGCGCACTGATCTGGTGGGGCTTTGCCCCCGACCGGCCGATCGACCGGGTGGTGGCGGAAAACCTCGGCAGTCTGGCGGGCCTGCTCGCCGGACGGCCGGTCCCGGCGGAACCGGCCGGGGGCGGCTGACCGCATCGCGCCCCCGGGCAGCGTCAGGCCGTGGCGCCCAGCTCTTCCGAGATGATCCGGCAGCGTTCCGCCAGCAGCAGGGCGGCCGGGTGATCGGGATCGGCAAGGGCGCGATCGGTGCCGATCAGGGTCAGCACGCATTGCGCCTCGTTCTGCCAGTCGAGCACGGGGCTGGACGCGGCGGCAAGGCCCGGCACCACCGAACCGTCGACGGTGGCGACCCGGCGGGCGCGGATCTCCGCGACCAGCGCATCGACATCGACCGGCGGCAGATCCCGGCCGGCGGCACGGGTTTCGGTGGCGAGCACCGGTGCAGTCACGCTTTCGGGCAGCCAGGCCAGAAAGGTGCGGCCGGTGGCCGACCGCAGCAGCGGCATCACCGATCCCAGGCTGAGCGCGCCCACGAAAGGCACCCGGCTGCGGTGCAGCCGGACGACGACCGCGCCGTGCAGGCTCCAGACCGCCAGATGGGCGGTGAAACCCGAAGCTTCGGCAAGCGACGGCAGTTCGGCCGCCGCCCGCGCCACCGGATCCAGCCGGCCCATGGCCGCCAGCCCCAGCTGCAGGGCGATCGGCCCCAGATCATAGCGGCCGCCATCGCCATCCTGCACCACCAGCCCGTCGCGGACATAGCTCGCCAGATAACGATGGGCATTGCTGGCCGAGATGCCGGCCGCCTGGGCGATGGCCTTCAGCGGCAACGGCCCGCCGGCGCGCATCAGCACCATCAGCACGCGGTTGCCGATCTCCACCGACTGAATGCCGCGCGACCCGGCGGCTGCGCCGGCCGCTCCCCCCTCTTCCAGCTCGATCGCTGCCATGGCGGGGTCTTGTCCTCCCATCGTTTCCGACGCCTTGCGGCAGATCGCCGCCGCGGCGATCGACCGCATGGGCTTCTGCATTGGCGTTTGCTTCTGAGCAATCGTTTTGCTAATAGAGAATACAGAGCCCGAAGACGGGTGACAACATGTCGCACCGACGGCCGGCGATCTTCAGTATCGCGCCGGCCCAACGGTCGCACAGCAGAGGCCGGGTCATCAGCGGGTCGCGTGGGAAACGCCGCCGTCCTCCCGGCATGTGCCCATGGAGGAATTCCGATGACCGCTCCCACCGCTTCAGGCCCCACCTCTTCCGGCCCCACCTCTTCAGGCCCCACCTCTTCAGGCCTCCCTGAAAGCTACGCCGCCGAACTCGACCGGCTGGACATGGCGCCGCTGTGGACGGTGCTGGCCGATCTGGTGCCCGAACATCCGCGACCGAAAGCCGTGCCCCATCTCTGGCCCTATGCGACCGCGCGTGCAGCCCTGCTGGAAAGCGGCCGGCTGATTTCGGCCGAAAAGGCCGAACGCCGCGTGCTGGTGCTGGAAAATCCCGGCCATCGCGGCGAGCACCGCGCCACCGCCTCGATCTATGCCGGGCTGCAGCTGATCCTGCCGGGGGAGCGGGCCCCCGAACACCGCCACACCCAGTCGGCGCTGCGCTTCGTGATCGAAAGCGACGGCGCCTATACCACCGTCGAAGGTGCCAGGGTCGACATGGCCCCCTTCGATCTGGTGCTGACCCCGCGCTGGCGCTGGCACGCCCATGGCCATGACGGCCGGGAGCCGGGCGTGTGGCTGGACGGGCTCGACATCCCGATGATCAGCCTGTTCCAGGGCGGTTTCGCCGAGCGGATCGGCGACAACGAAGCCCCCGCCCGCCGTCCCGACGTCTCGCCCGCCATGCATGCCGCGGGGCTGCGCCCGGCCGCCGGCACTGCCGCCGCCGCCCATGGCCTGCTGCACTATCCCTTCGCCAGCTGGCGGCCGGCGCTGGATGCCGCACGTGCCGCAGGCGGCGTGGAACCCCATGACGGCGTGCGGCTGGAATTCACCGACCCGGCCACCGGCGGCCCGGTGCTGCCGACGCTGTCGGCCTTCGCGCAGCTGGTGCCCGCCGGCACCGCCACCCGGGCCGTGCGCCGCACCGAAAGCGCGATCGTGGTCGGTGTGGAAGGCCGCGGCACGCTGGCGATGAGCCGCGCCGACGGCAGCCGCGTGGCGCTTGCCATCGGCCCGCGCGACGTTGCCGTGATACCCTCCTGGTCCGATCTGTCGATCACCGCCGAAGCCGGCGAGGACCTGGTTCTGTTCAGCCTGTCGGACCGGGCGGCGCAGAGCGCGCTCGGCCTCTATCGCGAGGAACGTGCATGACCACCGCTGCCACCAGCCCGGAGATCACCGCCGGCGGCACCGCCCCCACCGTCGTCGTGCCCGTCGAGGGCGGCGGCGGCTTCGCGGTGCGCCGGGTGTTCTGCGTCGGCCGCAACTATGCCGCCCATGCCCGCGAGATGGGCCGCGACCCGGATCGCGAGCCGCCCTTCTTCTTCACCAAATGGGCCGAAAGCGTGGTGCCCGGCAGCGGCACCATCACCTATCCGCCGCGTACCGCCAATTATCACCACGAGGTGGAACTGGTGGTGGCGATCGCCGAAGGCGGTGCCAACATCCCGCAGGACCGGGCGCTGGATCATGTGTTCGGCTATGCGGTCGGCCTCGACATGACCCGCCGCGACCTGCAGCTGGCCGCCCGCGATCTGGGCCGGCCCTGGGACGAAGGCAAGAATGTCGAGCAGAGCTGCCCGATGGCGGCGCTGGTGCCGGCCACCCGCATCGGCCACCCCGATCGGGGCCGGATCGTGCTGATGGTGGATGGCGCCGTGCGCCAGGAGGCCGACCTCGCCGACCTGATCTGGAGCGTGCCCGAGATCGTGTCGATCCTGTCGGAGAGCTGGACCCTTCAGCCCGGCGACCTGATCTTCACCGGTACGCCCGCAGGCGTCGGCGCCGTGGTGCCGGGCGCGGTGATGCATGCCGAAATCGACGGCCTGCCGGCGCTGGACGTGACGGTGGTCAAGGCAGACTGACGGGTACCGGAAGAAAGACGGGTGCGGCCGGCGGGGAATGACCGGCCGCCCCTCCATGACATTGGGGAGGAGACGACAATGCGCGGTTTCATCGCGGCGGCTTTCGGTGCCGCCCTCACCATCGCAGGGCTGGGCGGCGGCGTGGCGCCGGCCGCAGCGCAGGAAACGGTGACGCTGAAGATCAGCCACTACCTGCCGGCCAGCCACGGCTTTCAGACCGATTTCCTGGGCCCCTGGGCCGAGGAACTGGCGCGGCGTACCAATGGCAAGGTGAAGGCCGAGATCTATCCCGGCACCAGCAGCTTCGGCAATGCCGCCCGCCAGGCCGATCAGGTCCGCGCCGGGGTGATCGACATCGCTCTCGGCCTGCGCGGCATTCCGCGCGGCCGGTTCGAGCGCAGCTCGGTCTTCGAACTGCCCTTCGTCGTCAGCGAGGCCGGCGCCGGCACCAAGGCGATGTGGGAGATGTACAAATCGGGCGCGCTTGCCGACGACTACAAGGAATACAAGGTCCTGGCGCTGTTCGTGCACAATGGCGGCCTGTTCCACACCACCTCCACCCCCGTGCGCGAGCTGTCGGACCTGAAGGGGCTGCGCCTGCGCACGCCGAGCGAGGCGGTGTCGGTGATGCTGCAGTCGC contains:
- a CDS encoding acetyl-CoA carboxylase biotin carboxylase subunit family protein, with protein sequence MAHMVFVETTRPATRALDHALAMGHEVTLIRSGRFDWLLPPAEHERIRALDIRRVEIADTRSDALIETALHDLMALGPVDAVLTALQPVATPAAIAAGRLGIRATAARGMINARDKALTRAALDRAGLPSVAHATVRTLEDALNAADRIGYPVIVKPVNGLGKALTTWANRPDDIHRHFATLGGRRELLQTGLSDELADAAFIIEEIARGPLHSLELAGLASGAKVPLILVRRKTGRDDPVLEMGSTVPAPLSAEDRRAAGDYAVAVAEALGLDIGIFHIELIMTDRGPRLVEVNPRIAGGAIPDLIRTATGIDPFELLVRIHAGESPVSDWLPETCAASHSFITMAEDCTIRADLAPDWFDAFRPRMASGGCDIRPGASYRRMDGNQDVLGVVRMVAPTIGEAAAACEALRAEIAATLGVKLVELVE
- a CDS encoding homocitrate synthase, with product MTAITAEPPMIEPSVAAGVMPGMRWAFADRIDLMDESLREGAERASVPPDLDAKCDLAEAIAAVGIRTLVVGMFPDVPQNAELLARLVRRQQAGRLPADLRFMVISHVGVTMRQTLALLDDLAIPLETVHVIAIHSVSDLQITHLFPTILRKDGAVDWDQTAWEALDDAARRARNLDWLADFLPVVTGWRGGGVMVGLLDAFRADHGHLMNAVATVAAAGIRQIRLVDTAGTCLPHQLPQTVGEPVARFPDIAFYGHFHDDFGMSTANAVMGLSLGLKGVDVSVGGFANRAGHPPLAEVVMALRKLYGVELPGVDPTRLHGLSRMAERIYGLMENPAQAITGVVTHSVQSGIRTELLRKAPRIFDAIAPEEVGARLVAMFGVRSGRDGLLRFLRERQLLAPFGLEPTPEIADALFEHLDAEWARRSAGARARLGELIEQYQDTLNASFFTEEAMTSWLSAHLTAVHMKTA
- a CDS encoding MFS transporter, whose protein sequence is MSGTTQPLPSRLALFADRRFLLLWAAMLVSATGTFMLLLAVSAELLKRHGSGLGAASVFAFQWILPVVAVSLVRRLAESRRLRRTVILAEIAGAVISLAIGLLLTADLTVAVLACFLIRGLAEAVTKTSRVVLVKLMFQGPALTLASSTFNLSFYVGGALGGLAGAVAVEHLPLIGVCAVDAMTFLISAACYRALPDLRPSGEAPRAPGRRRGAIAEALSLMRADRRLWLAAGYVVAATGVLQGFHNTARVVLPMRHLGLGESAVMHLQITSGLAIILGALAIPVLGALARHRGFAPLTHLGACVMLWAVTLVAGETGLHLGYFAYIFLFEAAFTAAQAQLIQATPSRDMATMQAAVGALGTSLLIGCTLLSGALADLMPLPLVAAITAGIGVVILLAIEAGSRHGIRKAAGI
- a CDS encoding iron-containing redox enzyme family protein: MAERASDRRAYEDGLTATAAAAALWPIFRDRAAGADEDQWRDMLDLAAIAAGGLAQEDGLDPAGELAVHRVLYAIYAGRILVPWSPQWRDLDDVRVDLLRRTLETGWEAAERHRLTGFFGPLPQVADFAGWATRHCQAHRSNVGHPLFDFLSDRASFDQLRSFIVQETPFDIHFGDIVAMMLPGVHGGAKAEFSRNFWDEMGRGDQRLAHRQLRLDMMTALGVREDVYVTEVEAFCLEELRLANMYFHGVFNRALLPQAIGMMLATELMVPGRLDRQIQGWRRVGLDDDTMRYLIEHTVVDIEHAAGWMNEVVLPMLAERPEVMGEIVLGMARRLEHAAAVCDRMMTLLPAAA
- a CDS encoding MFS transporter, whose amino-acid sequence is MKGLLHDRNFLLIQAATLISATGSFMLLLAVSAELLRRSGSGLGAASVFAFQWILPVLAVSAVRRLADLPGLRRVLILAELAGGALSLAIGLLLTADLLPVVLGCFLLRGFGEAVTRTGRVVLLRRLFDGPRLAAAAASFNIAFYTGATLGGVTGGLVVGRLSLTEICALNAASFLVAALCWRALPDARGAADATKGGSGALRDAFRLMARHPALLRQAGYVVLSTGVFQGFHNAARTLLPMRGLGLDDRAVMHLQVASGLAIILGAVLVPLLGRLARRRWLTPCASVLACLLLAAASRAPGLGLLIAAYLAFLVAFELAFTAAQAGLIRAATTGQMATMQAAANAGGTALVILVTLATGGLADLMPMAAVGPVIGVLGLMLIAGLELAARRAQAMLSTTPPSTRRAAPVVADDSGEAR